Proteins encoded within one genomic window of Camarhynchus parvulus chromosome 14, STF_HiC, whole genome shotgun sequence:
- the LITAF gene encoding lipopolysaccharide-induced tumor necrosis factor-alpha factor, whose protein sequence is MSAASANPVPSAPPSYEEAVGINVNYPHPYPVPDPGLKPDGKGTNLPPHMGQPPPANNPITVQTVYVQQPVMFYDRPVQMVCPSCNQVIVTRLSYDSGALTWLSCGGLCLLGCIAGCCLIPFCIDALKDVDHTCPKCSALVGSYKRL, encoded by the exons ATGTCTGCTGCAAGTGCCAATCCTGTCCCATCTGCACCACCTTCTTATGAGGAAGCTGTAGGAATCAATGTGAACTATCCTCACCCCTATCCCGTCCCTGACCCTGGACTGAAGCCAGATGGGAAGGGAACGAACCTTCCTCCACACATGGGACAGCCTCCACCAGCAAATAACCCCA TTACTGTTCAGACGGTGTACGTGCAGCAGCCAGTTATGTTTTATGACCGCCCAGTTCAGATGGTCTGCCCTTCCTGTAACCAGGTGATAGTGACACGTCTCTCGTACGACTCAGGAGCTTTGACCTGGCTGTCATGTGGTGGCCTCTGCCTTCTGGG GTGTATAGCAGGCTGCTGCCTAATTCCCTTCTGCATTGATGCCCTAAAGGATGTGGATCACACCTGTCCGAAATGCAGCGCTCTTGTTGGCTCTTACAAACGTTTATAG